A DNA window from Bacteroidetes bacterium SB0662_bin_6 contains the following coding sequences:
- a CDS encoding haloacid dehalogenase type II → MNLSSTKALTFDVFGTVVDWRSTIIREGRALGKQKALAVDWEEFAHAWRAGYEPFMHRVRTGELPWLNIDALHRMILDELLVRFQVVGLSEAEKDRLNRVWHRLDPWPDARAGLERLRRRFLVAPLSNGNVALLTHMAKRADLRWDCILSSELAHRYKPDPEVYLTAARLLGLRPQQVMMVAAHNTDLVAAQAVGFRTAFVYRTREYGPTQTTDLTPDPSVDVIARDFEDLADQIA, encoded by the coding sequence ATGAATCTTTCCTCCACCAAAGCGTTGACCTTCGATGTCTTCGGCACGGTCGTCGATTGGCGAAGCACCATCATTCGCGAGGGGAGAGCGCTCGGCAAGCAGAAAGCGCTGGCGGTGGACTGGGAGGAATTTGCCCATGCATGGCGGGCCGGATACGAGCCGTTCATGCACCGCGTCCGCACGGGCGAGCTGCCCTGGTTGAATATCGACGCGCTTCATCGGATGATCCTGGACGAATTGCTGGTCCGGTTCCAGGTTGTGGGGCTTAGCGAGGCAGAGAAAGATCGTCTGAACCGCGTATGGCACCGGCTCGATCCCTGGCCGGATGCCCGCGCAGGGCTGGAGCGGCTTCGCCGACGCTTCCTCGTAGCCCCGCTCTCCAATGGAAACGTTGCGCTCCTGACCCACATGGCGAAGCGGGCCGACCTGCGCTGGGATTGCATTCTCTCCTCAGAGCTGGCGCATCGTTACAAGCCCGACCCGGAAGTCTATCTGACGGCGGCCCGGCTGCTTGGCCTCCGCCCGCAGCAGGTGATGATGGTCGCCGCCCACAATACCGATCTCGTGGCGGCGCAGGCGGTGGGGTTTCGTACCGCTTTCGTCTATCGAACCCGGGAATACGGCCCAACCCAAACGACGGACCTCACTCCGGATCCCTCGGTCGATGTCATCGCCAGGGATTTCGAGGATCTCGCAGATCAGATTGCTTAA
- a CDS encoding intradiol ring-cleavage dioxygenase translates to MDQDDLPVGRILSRREVLQLLSGAGGTFLLGGGAAHASIAGTSASASIPARANGEPLPDCIVRPEMTEGPYFTNERLERSDIRLEPSTGEVKPGLPLTLTFNVSQIRDGACAPLAGALVDIWQCDAHGRYSAFNDNAFGFDTRGESFLRGYQRTDEYGAASFATIYPGWYPGRAVHIHFKIRTEDAEGQAYEFTSQLFFDESLNDIVHAREPYAEHGRRNRLNTRDGIFSKELLLDVTSQDDAYDATFGIGLDLTDAPVGRSDGFGRRRRRR, encoded by the coding sequence ATGGATCAGGACGATCTGCCCGTCGGGCGAATTCTGAGTCGCAGGGAAGTGCTGCAACTGCTATCCGGGGCCGGTGGGACATTCCTCCTCGGCGGCGGTGCAGCGCACGCCTCGATCGCCGGGACGTCTGCTTCCGCGAGTATCCCGGCCCGAGCGAACGGCGAACCGCTACCCGACTGCATCGTTCGCCCGGAAATGACCGAAGGGCCTTACTTCACCAACGAACGACTCGAACGATCGGACATCCGGCTCGAACCCTCGACCGGAGAGGTAAAACCCGGACTGCCGCTCACGCTCACCTTCAACGTATCGCAAATCCGGGACGGGGCGTGCGCCCCCCTTGCCGGAGCGCTCGTAGACATCTGGCAGTGCGACGCGCATGGGCGCTATTCGGCCTTCAACGACAATGCGTTCGGCTTCGATACGCGGGGCGAATCGTTCCTCAGAGGATATCAGCGAACGGACGAGTACGGTGCCGCCTCTTTTGCAACGATTTATCCCGGCTGGTATCCGGGCCGGGCGGTCCACATCCACTTCAAGATCCGCACGGAAGATGCAGAGGGGCAGGCGTACGAATTCACGTCCCAACTGTTTTTTGACGAATCGCTGAACGATATCGTCCACGCCCGCGAGCCCTATGCGGAGCATGGGCGACGGAACAGACTGAATACGAGGGACGGCATCTTCAGCAAGGAACTCCTGCTCGACGTCACGTCGCAGGACGATGCATACGATGCTACGTTCGGTATCGGTCTCGACCTGACGGATGCCCCGGTCGGCCGCAGCGACGGCTTCGGACGTCGCCGGCGTCGTCGTTAG